The sequence CTGTACAAGACAAAGATTCTGCACCTTCACCGAAATATTCGATTACTTTATCAGTACCACCTTTTACAGTAAGAATACCAGCCACTTTCAAAATAACGTCTTTTGCAGAAGCCCAGCCGCTCAATTTACCAGTAAGTTTCACACCGATAAGTTTTGGCATTTTAAGCTCCCATGGCATACCTGCCATTACGTCCATAGCGTCAGAACCACCAACACCGATAGCAATCATACCCAAACCACCTGCGTTTACAGTGTGTGAGTCTGTACCAATCATCAAACCACCTGGGAAAGCATAGTTTTCCAATACAACTTGGTGAATGATACCAGCACCTGGTTTCCAGAAGCCAATGCCGTATTTGTTAGAAACTGACGAAAGGAAATTGTAAACTTCTTCGTTTTCTTTGTTTGCTACGGCCAAATCCGTTGAGGCTGTAACTTTTGCTTGGATAAGGTGGTCGCAGTGAACTGTCGAAGGAACAGCAACGCGGTCTTTACCAGCAGTCATAAATTGCAACAAAGCCATTTGTGCTGTGGCATCTTGCATTGCTACGCGGTCTGGGTTGAAGTCCACATAAGACTTACCACGCTCATATTTTTGTGTAGACAAACCTTCTGAAAGGTGAGAATACAAGATTTTTTCGGTTAAAGTAAGCGGACGGCCTACTACTTTTCTGGCGGCTTCCACACGCTCACCCATGCGAGCGTAAGTGGCCTTAATCATTTCTATATCAAAAGCCATGATGAAATTGATAAGTTTGAAGTATATTGATTGTTAATAATTTAAAATCTCTCATCTAAGCTCGGCAGCCACAAGCTACCCAAGCCGACATGGGCAAAAGTACGAAAACAAACAGGCAAGGAAATGACAGTTGTCATTTAATTTGCAAATTAGAACAATTCTAAATTAAGGCCAGTTGTAACACTGTTTATCTTGCAAAAAAGTAGATTAATGGCTCGTCTATTAGCGCACGCCAATTGCCCCACGAATGGCCTTCGGGCACTTCGCGATACTGCACGATGTAGCCTTTTTTCTCCATAATCTCTTTCATGCGTCTGGCACTTTTTTCCGTGTCCCTAATCGTGCCTGTACTCATAAAAATACGGCTAATCGGCAACTTAGGGCTTTGTTCGTAAAACGTATAAATTTCGGGTTTGTCGCCAAATTCGGGAGATTGTAACCCTAACATTGAGAAAGTATGCGAAGCCTTATAACCAAAATAAGCCGTACTTAAACCACCCCACGACAGCCCCATCATGGCGCGGTCGGCAGCCTTGCGGCTGGTTTTGAAATTGTAATCCACTTCGGGCACAAGTTCCGTAACCACAAAATCCACGAATTTATCATTGAGCAACAATTCCTTTTCGCGGCGATTCTGCGAAAGCGTATCAGGATTGCGCGGGTCAATGAACACGGCAATCACTGGTTTTATTTCTTTATTGGCAATCAAATTATCCAAAACCGTAATCATACTTCCCATTTGCGAAGAAGAATATTCTTGTCCGTCGGTCAGGTAAATAGTCGGCAAATTGCGTAAGTCCTCGTAGTCGGCAGGTGTATAAACTTGATATTGAACATCATAACCAAGTTTACGGCTTTTGATTCGGATATTTTCGCTCAAATTGCCGCGTACAATATCGTAGTTGGGTACGGTAGCGGGTTCGATGTGCCACGCGGGCATTCGCAATTCCGAATTTGGCCCAGCACCGCCCCATTGCTGAAACGGGTTGGCGGGGTCTAATATCCAGCGGTCATTTACCACAATTTTATAATCCAAGCGAGCCGCCGAAGGAAAAGAGGCTTTGAGCAACCAAATATCTGTTTTGCCTACGCGGCGTGCGCGACTCTGAAAACCTTCGGGGCGTGCGCTCCAGCCATCAAAATCGCCATGAAAAAATACGGAATCGGCTTCGCCTTTGTACAAAAATGCCACCGAGTCGCCAGAGATATAAGGTACATTTCCTTCCGAAACCATTTCTTCCCAAAAATCCGCCACCGCGTCTTTGCGTTGGGCAGCGTTGGGCAAGTTGGCTACTCGATTCAGTGCCATCATGGTTTTAGTAAAACGGGTTAAGGGTTTGCGTTTAGCTTGAGTCGCTTTGTTTTTTTGTGCCAAAACTGGCTGACAAACAATGCACAAACCCAAAAGCAACAGAAATATATTTTTCATTTTTTGTATCAAAAAAAGTAGTTCGAGAGCCTTGCTCGGCTGTTCTGCGCGAGTTGGAATCGGCAAAAATAACCTTATTTGCCACTTTTGCACTATACAGCCGCAAATCTTTGTATTTTTTGGGTAAACAGAAAAACCTATGTCTTTTCGGCGGCATATCATAAAAGTATGCGATGTATCTACTAAATTTGTCCGCAATTTTTGCATCAAATGGCGTGTTTCTTATTCATATTTAGCCCAATAGCATGATTTCGATTACCAACCTTTCTTTTCATTTTGGAGGCAGAACCCTCTACGATACCACTTCGTTGCACATCAAACCCAAAGACAGAATCGGTCTGATTGGCGCAAACGGAACAGGAAAATCTACGCTGTTGCGTTTGATTGATGGCGAATACCAACCCGACGGCGGTGTTATTTCCAAAAGCAATGATTGTAGCATTGGGTTTTTGAACCAAGATTTGCTGAGTTATCAAAGTGACGATTCTATTTTGCACGTAACCATGCAGGCTTTTGAGCGTGCCTTGCAGTTGCAAGTAGAAATTGATAAAGTTTTGCATCAAATGGAAGTGAACTACGAGGACAAACTCGTGGACAAACTCACTCGCCTACAAGAGGAATACGAGCAACTCGACGGCTATACGTTGCAGTCGCGTGCCGAAGAAATTTTGGAAGGTTTGGGCTTCTCGACTGAGTCGCTGCAACGCCCTTTGCGCGAGTTTTCGGGCGGTTGGCGTATGCGTGTGATGTTGGCCAAATTGCTTTTGCAAAAACCTTCGTTGCTCATGCTCGACGAACCGACCAACCACTTGGACTTGCCGTCTATTGAGTGGATTGAAAACTACTTGGAAACTTACGAAGGTGCGATTATTATCGTTTCCCACGACCGCTTTTTCTTGGACAATACCGTAGAAACCATCGCGGAAGTTTCGCAACAAAAAATAAATGTGTATTCGGGCAATTATTCTTTTTATTTGGAAGAAAAAGCCCTTCGCAACGAAATCCAGAAAGGCGCGTTTGAAAACCAACAAGCCAAAATCCGTCAAACAGAACGTTTTATCGAGCGTTTCAAGGCCAAAGCCAGCAAATCGCGCCAAGTGCAATCGCGCGTGAAAGCATTGGCCAAAATCGACATGATAGACGATGTCGTGGACGAAACGGCGCGCGTAAATTTCCGTTTCACGTTCTCGCAACAGTCTGGCCGCAACGTGTTGGAACTGGAAGATATTTCTAAAGCCTACGGCTCTTTGCAAATCCTCAATAACACGACGGCACGCATCGAAAAAGGCGACAAAATCGCACTTATTGGGGCAAACGGTCGCGGAAAATCAACGCTGTTGCGCATCATCGACGGCAGCGAACCCATCGAAGGCAAACGCACGGCGGGTTACAACGTGATTAAATCGTTTTTTGCGCAACATCAGTTGGAATCTTTAAACGTGGAAAGCAATTTGCTCGACGAACTCAAACAAACAGGCACGGCCAAAACCGAAATGGAATTGCGCGGCGTGTTGGGCTGTTTCTTGTTCAGCAACGATGATGTTTTCAAGAAAATCAAAGTGCTTTCGGGTGGTGAAAAATCGCGCGTGGCATTGGCTAAAACCCTGATTTCGGAAGCTAACTTTTTGCTCTTGGACGAACCGACCAACCACTTGGACATTGTGTCGGTAAACATCCTGATTCAGGCTTTGCAACAGTACGAAGGTACGTTTGTAGTCGTTTCCCACGACCGTTTCTTTGTGTCCCAAATCGCCAACAAAATCTGGTACATCGAAGATCAAGAAATTAAAGAATACCCAGGCACATTTGAGGAGTACGAATATTGGCGTGAACAACGCGAAGCCGACCGCAAAGCAGGTGTTACGCCTACGCCATTGCCTAAAAAGCAAAACGACTCGGCAGCCAAAGAAAACCACGCCAACGATGCGCGTCGCGAGGCTCAAAACAACCTGAAAAAAGCAGAACGCCAACTCGAACAAACCGAGCAAAAAATCGCGGAGTTTGAAAAACAAAAAGCGTTGGTAGATGCACAGTTAGCCAAACCAGAAGTGTTCGGAAGTGTGGAGCTTTTGCACAAACACAACGCAGAACGCACGCAAATCGAAGCGAATTTGGCAGAGCAAATGGAACTTTGGGAAAAATTGGTAGCCGAAATCGCGCTTTTACAACAAACCATTAGTTAATTATTTAGGCTAATTGCTCCATAGAAAATGTATAAAATAATTGCGTATCTAAAAGACTTTATCAAAGAACATAATTCTGTAAAATTCTGGATAGCTTGGTTTGTTTTTAATGCGATTTGCATTGGAATAAATTACGGTTATCGGTTCAAAGATAAGTACATAGATGCG is a genomic window of Flexibacter flexilis DSM 6793 containing:
- a CDS encoding alpha/beta hydrolase-fold protein; translation: MKNIFLLLLGLCIVCQPVLAQKNKATQAKRKPLTRFTKTMMALNRVANLPNAAQRKDAVADFWEEMVSEGNVPYISGDSVAFLYKGEADSVFFHGDFDGWSARPEGFQSRARRVGKTDIWLLKASFPSAARLDYKIVVNDRWILDPANPFQQWGGAGPNSELRMPAWHIEPATVPNYDIVRGNLSENIRIKSRKLGYDVQYQVYTPADYEDLRNLPTIYLTDGQEYSSSQMGSMITVLDNLIANKEIKPVIAVFIDPRNPDTLSQNRREKELLLNDKFVDFVVTELVPEVDYNFKTSRKAADRAMMGLSWGGLSTAYFGYKASHTFSMLGLQSPEFGDKPEIYTFYEQSPKLPISRIFMSTGTIRDTEKSARRMKEIMEKKGYIVQYREVPEGHSWGNWRALIDEPLIYFFAR
- a CDS encoding ABC-F family ATP-binding cassette domain-containing protein; translated protein: MISITNLSFHFGGRTLYDTTSLHIKPKDRIGLIGANGTGKSTLLRLIDGEYQPDGGVISKSNDCSIGFLNQDLLSYQSDDSILHVTMQAFERALQLQVEIDKVLHQMEVNYEDKLVDKLTRLQEEYEQLDGYTLQSRAEEILEGLGFSTESLQRPLREFSGGWRMRVMLAKLLLQKPSLLMLDEPTNHLDLPSIEWIENYLETYEGAIIIVSHDRFFLDNTVETIAEVSQQKINVYSGNYSFYLEEKALRNEIQKGAFENQQAKIRQTERFIERFKAKASKSRQVQSRVKALAKIDMIDDVVDETARVNFRFTFSQQSGRNVLELEDISKAYGSLQILNNTTARIEKGDKIALIGANGRGKSTLLRIIDGSEPIEGKRTAGYNVIKSFFAQHQLESLNVESNLLDELKQTGTAKTEMELRGVLGCFLFSNDDVFKKIKVLSGGEKSRVALAKTLISEANFLLLDEPTNHLDIVSVNILIQALQQYEGTFVVVSHDRFFVSQIANKIWYIEDQEIKEYPGTFEEYEYWREQREADRKAGVTPTPLPKKQNDSAAKENHANDARREAQNNLKKAERQLEQTEQKIAEFEKQKALVDAQLAKPEVFGSVELLHKHNAERTQIEANLAEQMELWEKLVAEIALLQQTIS